A genomic segment from Truepera sp. encodes:
- the sdaAA gene encoding L-serine ammonia-lyase, iron-sulfur-dependent, subunit alpha, with amino-acid sequence MTLADIMVQAGSASEFVLQDEVGDDAEAREHLLSTMLDRIAEMRDSIRRGLATKAPSRTGMVGWNAKTLNDAPDALGAPLLKRVQEYAMAVNEENARMGRIVAAPTAGSAGTVPGALIGVADHLGRDDAELVMPLVLAAGIGQVISKSMFIAGSTGGCQAEIGSSAAMAAAAVTELLGGSAHACVHAAAQALMNTIGLVCDPVGGYVEVPCVSRNAFYAVHAVAAAQLALAGVESVIPPDEVVYAMAAVGRMLPPELRETGEGGLADTPTGRRIALKMAR; translated from the coding sequence ATGACCCTCGCGGACATCATGGTCCAGGCCGGCAGCGCCTCCGAGTTCGTGCTGCAAGACGAGGTGGGCGACGACGCCGAGGCCCGCGAACACCTGCTGAGCACGATGCTGGACCGCATCGCCGAGATGCGCGACTCCATCCGCCGTGGGCTCGCCACCAAGGCGCCCAGCCGGACGGGGATGGTCGGGTGGAACGCCAAGACCCTGAACGACGCCCCCGACGCCCTCGGCGCACCGCTACTCAAGCGCGTGCAGGAGTACGCCATGGCCGTCAACGAGGAGAACGCGCGCATGGGCCGCATAGTGGCGGCACCCACCGCCGGCAGCGCAGGCACGGTGCCGGGCGCGCTCATCGGCGTGGCCGATCACCTGGGCAGGGACGATGCCGAGCTCGTCATGCCGCTCGTGCTCGCCGCCGGCATCGGGCAAGTGATCAGCAAGAGCATGTTCATCGCGGGCTCAACGGGAGGCTGCCAGGCGGAGATCGGCTCCAGCGCGGCCATGGCCGCCGCCGCGGTGACGGAGCTGCTCGGGGGCAGCGCCCACGCCTGCGTGCACGCGGCCGCCCAGGCGCTCATGAACACCATCGGGCTGGTGTGCGATCCCGTGGGCGGCTACGTCGAGGTGCCCTGCGTCTCGCGCAACGCCTTCTACGCCGTGCATGCGGTGGCCGCGGCGCAGCTGGCGCTGGCCGGCGTCGAGTCGGTCATACCCCCCGACGAGGTCGTCTACGCCATGGCCGCGGTCGGGCGCATGCTGCCCCCGGAGCTGCGCGAGACGGGAGAGGGCGGCCTGGCCGACACGCCCACTGGCCGCCGCATCGCGCTCAAGATGGCGCGTTGA
- a CDS encoding serine/threonine-protein kinase: MPKFVPEGYEVLSRLGSGQTALVYLARHSVFGEVALKLPRAELAQRPVLKKMFENEVAITTKLASPNVVTAFEGFPTGAGAFLALEYCSGGTLDQHLLEKGRMPLERCYRFVLDVAAGLAHTHERQILHRDVKPANVFLTASGDAKLGDFGTGVFMGDDGEERVGTAFYMAPEVFEGNSAGVRSDIYSLGVLAYEVIAGERPFVGASYDALMVAHRTSAPKDLRALRPGLAIEVVRVVSHAMMRDPARRYESARDFATALAKATGSDASAFSTGEQAVEQAPEPTTGRSSRKTGETDPPTSGRRRDGSRAGASDKPFEEDRKPAQDKRPAKRGIFGWFRRSRD; this comes from the coding sequence GTGCCCAAGTTCGTGCCGGAGGGCTACGAGGTCCTCAGCCGCCTGGGTTCTGGCCAGACGGCGTTGGTCTACCTGGCGCGGCACTCCGTGTTCGGCGAGGTGGCGCTCAAGCTGCCGAGGGCCGAGCTGGCCCAACGGCCGGTGCTCAAGAAGATGTTCGAGAACGAGGTGGCCATCACCACCAAGCTCGCCTCGCCCAACGTGGTCACCGCCTTCGAGGGGTTCCCCACGGGAGCGGGCGCGTTCCTGGCGCTGGAGTACTGCTCGGGTGGAACGCTCGACCAGCACCTGCTCGAGAAGGGTCGCATGCCGCTCGAGCGTTGCTACCGCTTCGTGCTCGACGTTGCCGCCGGCCTGGCCCACACTCACGAACGCCAGATCCTTCACCGTGACGTGAAGCCCGCCAACGTGTTCCTCACGGCCTCGGGCGACGCGAAGCTCGGCGACTTCGGGACCGGCGTGTTCATGGGCGACGACGGTGAAGAGCGCGTCGGGACCGCCTTCTACATGGCGCCCGAGGTGTTCGAGGGCAACTCCGCTGGGGTGCGGTCAGACATCTACTCCCTAGGCGTGCTCGCCTACGAGGTCATCGCGGGTGAGAGGCCGTTCGTCGGCGCCTCCTACGACGCCCTGATGGTCGCGCACCGCACGTCGGCACCCAAGGACCTGCGGGCCCTCCGGCCGGGCCTCGCCATAGAGGTGGTGCGCGTCGTGTCGCACGCCATGATGCGAGACCCCGCCAGGCGTTACGAGAGCGCCCGCGACTTCGCGACCGCGCTCGCCAAGGCGACGGGCAGCGACGCGAGCGCGTTCAGCACCGGCGAGCAGGCCGTCGAGCAGGCGCCCGAGCCGACGACGGGGCGCTCGAGCCGCAAGACGGGCGAGACCGACCCCCCGACCAGCGGGCGGCGAAGAGACGGCTCGCGGGCCGGCGCGTCCGACAAGCCGTTCGAGGAGGACCGGAAACCTGCCCAGGACAAGAGGCCGGCTAAACGCGGCATCTTCGGCTGGTTCAGGCGCTCCCGGGACTGA
- the sdaAB gene encoding L-serine ammonia-lyase, iron-sulfur-dependent subunit beta: MSLLDQIGPVMVGPSSSHTAGACRIALLARHVLGSPPRRARFVLHGSFAKTAQGHGTDLALVAGLLDYYPDDERIRDSFARAAAQGLEYEFTTADLGDIHPNSVLMELSAGDGGESVSVLGSSLGAGFVKISQVNGFDVQVSGAYHTILALHTDRPGVIARVASVVADDDGNIATAFSARQRRGGHAMMSVEIDRPLAPYAVSYLSQLPYIHWLRTLPAVMTPDFASAAEGAS; encoded by the coding sequence ATGTCCCTTCTCGATCAGATCGGCCCGGTGATGGTCGGCCCCTCGAGTTCCCACACGGCGGGCGCCTGCCGCATCGCCCTGCTGGCGCGCCACGTGCTCGGCTCCCCGCCGCGGCGGGCGCGTTTCGTGCTGCACGGGTCGTTCGCCAAGACCGCGCAGGGCCACGGCACCGACCTCGCGCTGGTGGCCGGCCTCCTCGACTACTACCCCGACGACGAGCGCATCCGTGACTCGTTCGCGCGCGCCGCCGCGCAGGGGCTGGAGTACGAGTTCACGACGGCCGACCTGGGCGACATCCATCCGAACAGCGTGCTCATGGAATTGAGTGCCGGCGACGGCGGCGAGAGCGTGTCGGTGCTGGGCTCGAGCCTGGGGGCCGGCTTCGTGAAGATCTCCCAGGTGAACGGGTTCGACGTGCAGGTGAGCGGCGCATACCACACGATCCTGGCGCTCCATACCGACCGACCCGGCGTGATAGCACGGGTGGCCAGCGTGGTGGCGGACGACGACGGCAACATCGCCACGGCTTTCTCGGCACGGCAACGCCGCGGTGGCCACGCCATGATGTCGGTCGAGATAGACCGGCCGCTTGCCCCGTACGCCGTGTCCTACCTCTCGCAACTGCCCTACATCCACTGGCTGCGCACGCTTCCGGCCGTCATGACCCCCGACTTCGCCAGCGCGGCGGAAGGCGCCTCATGA
- the uvrA gene encoding excinuclease ABC subunit UvrA translates to MQDLVIRGARAHNLKNIDLELPRNKFIVFTGVSGSGKSTLAFDTIYAEGQRRYVESLSAYARQFLGIMDKPDVDSIDGLSPAISIDQKSTSHNPRSTVGTVTEIHDYLRLLFARVGTPHCPICGRVIERQSASEIVDRLLERFAGKRAMLLAPAVRGRKGEYRKLFLDLKKEGFARVRVDGVVQSIEQALEADLERHEKHDIDVVVDRVVLDEADRSRIAESTELALTKGDGLLRAFLPDDGVDELFSEKFACPEHGTFLEELEPRTFSFNAPYGACPHCSGLGYLQQFDPELVVPDDSLSVAQGAIQPWTGGRGDGGKVYYWDRLKALAEYAGFDISAPWRELPEKARRLVLYGSDEPIEVVYERGGRETMRFKAEFEGVIPNLRRRLKEAATDTMRERLEEYMSLVPCQACGGTRYKPEVLAVTVGGKNIAEVSSMTVRDGRQLFTDFELDGAHQKVARPILREVNARLGFLEDVGLDYLSLDRSANTLSGGEAQRIRLATQVGSGLTGVLYVLDEPSIGLHPRDNARLLRTLLNLRDLGNTLIVVEHDEETMRAADYIVDLGPGAGIHGGRVVAAAPPEILAKDPDSLTAKYLRGELKIEVPKKRRPGNGKLLTIVGAREHNLRNIDVDIPLGTLTCVTGASGSGKSTLVHGILHAALAKQLYRAKAQPGAHTRIRGAEHIDKVIEIDQSPIGRTPRSNPATYTGIFTDIRDLYTRAPEARKRGYKPGRFSFNVKGGRCEACKGDGTVKVEMYFLPDVYVPCEVCKGARYNRETLEVKIRGKSIADVLAMTTDEGLEFFENIPTIARKLKLMQDVGLGYLKIGQPSPTLSGGEAQRVKLASELGRRGTGQTLYILDEPTTGLHFDDTRKLLDVLHRLVDQGNTLVVIEHNLDVVKTADWIIDLGPDGGERGGDVVATGTPEDVAAITTSSTGHYLRHVPEVLARLREVADVA, encoded by the coding sequence TTGCAGGACCTGGTCATCCGCGGGGCACGCGCGCACAACCTGAAGAACATCGACCTCGAACTACCCCGCAACAAGTTCATCGTGTTCACCGGCGTGTCCGGTTCGGGTAAGTCGACGCTCGCTTTCGACACCATCTATGCCGAGGGGCAACGGCGTTACGTGGAGAGCCTCTCCGCTTACGCCAGGCAGTTCCTGGGGATCATGGACAAGCCCGACGTGGACTCCATCGACGGCCTCAGCCCGGCCATCAGCATCGACCAGAAGTCGACGAGCCACAACCCACGGTCCACGGTAGGCACCGTCACCGAGATCCACGACTACCTGCGCCTCTTGTTCGCCCGCGTCGGGACGCCTCACTGCCCCATCTGCGGCCGGGTCATCGAGCGCCAGTCGGCGTCGGAGATCGTGGACCGCCTGCTCGAGCGCTTCGCGGGCAAGCGGGCGATGCTCCTGGCGCCGGCCGTGCGCGGGCGCAAAGGCGAGTACCGCAAGCTGTTCCTCGACCTCAAGAAGGAGGGCTTCGCGCGGGTACGCGTGGACGGCGTGGTCCAGAGCATCGAGCAAGCGCTCGAGGCCGACTTGGAGCGTCACGAGAAGCACGACATCGACGTGGTCGTCGACCGCGTCGTGCTCGACGAAGCCGACCGCTCGCGCATTGCCGAGTCGACCGAACTTGCGCTCACGAAGGGCGACGGCCTGTTGCGGGCCTTCCTCCCGGACGACGGCGTGGACGAACTCTTCAGCGAGAAGTTCGCGTGCCCCGAGCACGGGACCTTCCTGGAGGAACTCGAGCCCCGCACGTTCTCGTTCAACGCGCCCTACGGCGCTTGCCCGCACTGCAGCGGGCTCGGCTACTTGCAACAATTCGACCCCGAGCTCGTGGTGCCGGACGACTCCTTGTCGGTCGCCCAGGGCGCCATCCAGCCCTGGACGGGAGGCCGCGGCGACGGTGGCAAGGTCTACTACTGGGACCGCCTGAAGGCCCTCGCCGAGTACGCCGGCTTCGACATCTCCGCGCCCTGGCGCGAGCTCCCCGAGAAGGCCCGGCGGCTCGTGCTCTACGGCAGTGACGAACCCATCGAGGTCGTTTACGAGCGCGGCGGCCGGGAGACCATGCGTTTCAAGGCGGAGTTCGAGGGCGTGATCCCGAACCTGCGCCGGCGCCTCAAGGAGGCGGCCACCGACACCATGCGCGAGCGCCTCGAGGAGTACATGTCCTTGGTGCCGTGTCAGGCGTGCGGGGGCACGCGTTACAAGCCCGAGGTCCTGGCCGTGACGGTTGGCGGCAAGAACATCGCCGAGGTCAGCAGCATGACCGTGAGAGACGGACGCCAACTCTTCACCGACTTCGAGTTGGACGGGGCTCATCAGAAGGTGGCCCGGCCCATCCTGCGCGAGGTGAACGCGCGGCTCGGTTTCCTCGAGGACGTGGGCCTCGACTACCTCAGCCTCGACCGCAGCGCCAACACCCTCTCGGGCGGCGAGGCGCAACGCATCCGGCTGGCCACGCAGGTCGGCAGCGGCCTGACGGGCGTGCTCTACGTCCTGGACGAGCCCTCCATCGGCCTCCACCCCAGGGACAACGCGCGGCTGCTCCGCACGCTCCTCAACCTCCGCGACCTGGGCAACACGCTCATCGTCGTCGAGCACGACGAGGAGACCATGCGCGCCGCCGACTACATCGTGGACCTAGGACCCGGCGCCGGTATCCATGGCGGGCGCGTCGTGGCGGCCGCTCCGCCGGAGATCCTCGCCAAGGACCCCGACTCGTTGACGGCCAAGTACTTGCGGGGTGAACTCAAGATCGAGGTGCCGAAGAAGCGCCGCCCCGGCAACGGCAAGCTGCTCACCATCGTGGGCGCGCGCGAGCACAACCTGCGCAACATCGACGTCGACATCCCGCTCGGCACCCTCACATGCGTTACGGGCGCGTCCGGCTCCGGCAAGTCGACCCTGGTGCACGGCATCTTGCACGCGGCCCTCGCCAAGCAGCTGTACCGCGCCAAGGCCCAGCCGGGGGCCCACACCCGCATCCGCGGCGCCGAGCACATAGACAAGGTCATCGAGATAGACCAGTCGCCCATCGGCCGCACGCCGCGCTCAAACCCGGCCACCTACACGGGCATCTTCACCGACATCCGCGACCTCTACACCCGCGCCCCCGAGGCGCGTAAGCGCGGCTACAAGCCGGGGCGCTTCTCCTTCAACGTCAAGGGCGGCCGCTGCGAGGCGTGCAAGGGCGACGGCACCGTCAAGGTCGAGATGTACTTCCTGCCCGACGTCTACGTGCCCTGCGAGGTCTGCAAGGGCGCGCGCTACAACCGGGAGACGCTCGAGGTGAAGATCCGCGGCAAGTCGATCGCCGACGTGCTCGCCATGACGACCGACGAGGGCCTCGAGTTCTTCGAGAACATCCCGACCATCGCGCGCAAGCTGAAGTTGATGCAAGACGTGGGCCTCGGTTACCTCAAGATCGGCCAGCCCTCCCCCACCCTGTCGGGCGGCGAGGCCCAACGCGTGAAGCTCGCCAGCGAACTCGGGCGGCGGGGGACGGGGCAAACGCTTTACATCCTCGACGAACCCACCACCGGCCTGCACTTCGACGACACCCGCAAGCTCCTCGACGTGCTCCACCGGCTCGTGGATCAGGGCAACACCCTGGTCGTCATCGAGCACAACCTGGATGTCGTCAAGACCGCCGACTGGATAATCGACCTCGGACCGGACGGCGGCGAACGCGGCGGCGACGTGGTCGCAACGGGCACGCCCGAGGACGTGGCGGCGATCACGACGAGCTCGACCGGCCACTACCTGCGGCACGTGCCGGAAGTGCTCGCCAGGTTGCGCGAGGTCGCCGACGTTGCCTGA
- a CDS encoding metal-dependent hydrolase, which produces MKVRFLGHAGVQLVAGGHEFVFDPFVSNNPSAGVELAELNPDVVFVTHAHGDHWGDTPELAQRTGALVVGTAEIADYAANLGLESHGMNIGGSHEFAFGRVSLTQAWHSSSFPDGTYGGMPTGVVLEVADKRVYHAGDTSLFSDMSLLAARQLDLAFLPIGDNYTMGPTAALEAVKLVKPRLVIPIHYDTFPLLKQDAQAFKLAVEESTSTSCLVLAPGEEVTL; this is translated from the coding sequence TTGAAGGTACGCTTTCTCGGTCACGCCGGGGTGCAGTTGGTGGCCGGTGGCCACGAGTTCGTCTTCGACCCGTTCGTCAGCAACAACCCGAGCGCGGGTGTCGAGTTGGCCGAGCTGAACCCGGACGTGGTCTTCGTCACGCACGCACACGGCGATCATTGGGGCGACACGCCCGAGCTGGCGCAGCGCACGGGCGCCCTGGTGGTGGGTACCGCGGAGATCGCCGATTACGCGGCGAACCTCGGGCTCGAGAGCCACGGCATGAACATCGGCGGCAGCCATGAGTTCGCATTCGGCCGCGTAAGCCTGACCCAGGCGTGGCACTCCAGCTCGTTCCCCGACGGGACGTACGGGGGCATGCCTACAGGCGTGGTGCTGGAGGTGGCCGACAAGCGCGTCTACCACGCGGGTGACACGAGCCTCTTCTCCGACATGAGCCTCCTGGCCGCGCGCCAACTCGACCTGGCCTTCCTGCCCATCGGCGACAACTACACCATGGGGCCCACCGCGGCGCTCGAGGCCGTCAAGCTCGTCAAGCCGCGCCTGGTCATCCCCATCCACTACGATACTTTTCCCCTGCTGAAGCAGGACGCGCAGGCGTTCAAGCTCGCGGTGGAGGAGTCGACCAGCACCAGCTGCCTCGTATTGGCCCCCGGTGAGGAAGTCACGCTCTGA
- a CDS encoding NAD(P)/FAD-dependent oxidoreductase encodes MSSRPRVVIIGAGFGGLTAAKKLAKAPVDVLMIDRNNFHTFQPLLYQVATAALDNSDIAYQIRGIFQHQANFRFRQAEVVGFDHEERQVLLKGGDRVGYDYLVIAAGAVYHDFDTPGVRENAFVLKSLERAGVLRSHILRSFEAAAADPSLVEKGALTVVIVGAGPTGVEMAGALVELFNRVLGRDYPELDMRLARVVVVEAGSAVLAPFKKRSQRYAEKVLRRRGVDVRLGATVSEVRADAVVLRSGETIPTRTTVWAAGVRAHPVGEALAADLGEGLERGWRLKVEPDLSLPGHPEIFAIGDVAGPMDKSGKLLPQLAQVAIQGGKHVARTIERRLQGRSGQPFHYRDLGSMAIIGRNAGVAELSPALLSFELRGFVGWLGWLFLHLIYLPGFRNRFSALFNWAYEYLTFDRHARLILTPRADTWGLAADAKAGSLSAPNPGPITPPDSGRDGAAPHGETFDEVPT; translated from the coding sequence ATGTCCTCCCGTCCGAGAGTAGTGATCATCGGGGCCGGCTTCGGGGGCCTGACTGCGGCCAAGAAGCTCGCCAAGGCGCCGGTCGACGTCCTCATGATCGACCGCAACAACTTCCACACCTTCCAACCGCTCCTCTACCAGGTCGCGACGGCCGCCCTGGACAACAGCGACATCGCCTACCAGATCAGGGGCATCTTCCAGCACCAGGCCAACTTCCGCTTCCGCCAGGCCGAGGTGGTGGGCTTCGATCACGAAGAACGGCAGGTCCTGCTCAAGGGCGGCGACAGGGTCGGCTACGACTACCTGGTGATAGCCGCCGGCGCCGTGTACCACGACTTCGATACGCCGGGAGTGAGGGAGAACGCGTTCGTCTTGAAGAGCCTCGAACGCGCGGGCGTGCTGCGCTCGCACATCCTGAGGTCCTTCGAGGCGGCGGCCGCCGACCCTAGCCTGGTGGAGAAGGGCGCCCTCACGGTGGTGATAGTCGGCGCCGGGCCCACGGGCGTCGAGATGGCCGGGGCGCTCGTCGAGCTCTTCAACCGTGTGCTGGGCCGCGACTATCCCGAGCTCGACATGCGACTCGCGCGCGTCGTCGTCGTCGAGGCCGGGTCGGCGGTGCTGGCGCCGTTCAAGAAGCGCTCGCAGCGCTACGCCGAGAAGGTGCTGCGCCGCCGCGGGGTGGACGTGCGCCTGGGGGCGACGGTCTCGGAGGTCCGCGCCGACGCCGTGGTGCTCCGCTCGGGCGAGACCATACCCACCCGGACGACCGTGTGGGCGGCCGGCGTGCGCGCCCACCCGGTGGGCGAGGCGCTAGCGGCCGACCTGGGAGAGGGCCTGGAGCGAGGCTGGCGGCTGAAGGTCGAACCCGACCTCAGCCTGCCGGGCCATCCCGAGATCTTCGCGATCGGCGACGTGGCGGGCCCCATGGACAAGAGCGGCAAGCTGCTCCCCCAGCTGGCACAGGTTGCCATTCAGGGCGGCAAGCACGTGGCGAGGACCATCGAGCGGCGCCTGCAGGGGCGCAGCGGGCAACCCTTCCACTACCGCGACCTGGGCAGCATGGCCATCATCGGCCGTAACGCCGGGGTGGCAGAGCTCTCGCCCGCCCTGCTTTCATTCGAGTTGCGCGGCTTCGTCGGCTGGCTCGGGTGGTTGTTCCTCCACCTCATCTACCTGCCCGGCTTCCGCAACCGCTTCTCCGCCCTGTTCAACTGGGCCTACGAGTACCTGACCTTCGACCGGCACGCGCGTCTCATCCTCACGCCGCGCGCAGACACGTGGGGCCTCGCCGCGGACGCCAAGGCCGGGTCGTTGTCGGCCCCGAATCCGGGCCCCATCACCCCTCCCGACTCAGGCCGAGACGGCGCTGCTCCGCACGGTGAGACGTTCGATGAGGTCCCTACGTAG
- the menC gene encoding o-succinylbenzoate synthase, which produces MKIERVELRELAVNLRFRFETSFGLERDLHKVLLVVHAGGLEGYGEVTANREPGYSYETAAVAWTALEQYVLPRVVGKEFHTPAQLLGALGAIRGHNMAVAALETAFWDLQAKAAGVPLWHLLGGVRESVAVGASLGIQASVEATVDEARRHADEGYRRLKFKIKPGWDVAPLRAVREALPDMALTVDANSAYRLTDARVFRQLDELGLDYIEQPLAHDDIVDHAKLQALLLTPICLDESVHSAADARKGLEIDAGRVINVKLGRVRGHLEGRRVHDVALAFGAPVWCGGMLELGVGRAHNLHMSTLENYTLPGDTASAGRYWGDEDIIDQRLDAVDGIQRIPNDGPGLGVTLRRDLIERLTVRSSAVSA; this is translated from the coding sequence ATGAAGATCGAACGTGTGGAACTACGCGAACTGGCGGTGAACCTGCGGTTCCGCTTCGAGACCAGCTTCGGTCTGGAACGGGACTTGCACAAGGTGCTTCTCGTGGTGCATGCCGGAGGCCTCGAGGGTTACGGGGAAGTGACCGCCAACCGCGAACCCGGGTACAGCTACGAGACGGCGGCCGTGGCGTGGACGGCCCTGGAGCAGTACGTGCTGCCGCGCGTGGTCGGCAAGGAGTTCCACACCCCCGCCCAACTGCTCGGGGCGCTGGGCGCCATCCGTGGGCACAACATGGCCGTGGCCGCGCTGGAGACTGCGTTCTGGGACCTCCAGGCGAAGGCGGCCGGCGTGCCCCTATGGCACCTCCTGGGCGGGGTGAGGGAGAGCGTCGCGGTCGGAGCCTCGCTCGGCATCCAGGCGTCGGTAGAGGCGACGGTGGACGAAGCGCGGCGGCACGCGGACGAGGGCTACCGGCGGCTGAAGTTCAAGATCAAGCCGGGCTGGGACGTAGCGCCGCTGCGTGCCGTGCGCGAGGCGCTGCCTGACATGGCGCTCACGGTGGACGCCAACAGCGCCTACCGCCTGACCGACGCGCGCGTGTTCCGCCAGCTGGACGAGCTGGGCCTCGACTACATCGAACAGCCCCTCGCCCACGACGACATCGTCGACCACGCCAAGCTGCAGGCGCTGCTCCTCACGCCCATCTGCCTCGACGAGTCCGTCCACTCGGCCGCCGACGCCCGCAAGGGCCTCGAGATCGACGCGGGGCGCGTGATCAACGTCAAGCTCGGCCGCGTTCGCGGGCACCTGGAGGGCCGGCGCGTACACGACGTGGCGCTCGCCTTCGGGGCGCCGGTGTGGTGCGGCGGCATGCTCGAACTCGGCGTGGGGCGCGCGCACAACCTGCACATGAGCACGCTTGAGAACTACACGCTGCCCGGCGACACGGCGAGCGCCGGCCGCTACTGGGGCGACGAGGACATAATCGACCAGCGGCTCGACGCCGTTGACGGCATTCAGCGCATTCCGAACGACGGTCCCGGACTTGGCGTCACCCTACGTAGGGACCTCATCGAACGTCTCACCGTGCGGAGCAGCGCCGTCTCGGCCTGA
- a CDS encoding HU family DNA-binding protein: MSKADLVKGVAEGADRSKTDVKAVLDHLLERISGHLDKGRKVQLTGFGTFEVRHRKARTGVKPGTTEKIKIPASKYPAFKPGKGLKDRVKK, from the coding sequence GTGTCCAAGGCCGATCTGGTCAAGGGGGTGGCTGAGGGAGCCGACAGGTCCAAGACCGACGTCAAGGCGGTGCTCGATCACCTGCTGGAGCGGATCAGCGGGCACTTGGACAAGGGCAGGAAGGTCCAGCTCACCGGCTTCGGCACCTTCGAGGTCCGCCACCGCAAGGCGCGCACGGGCGTAAAGCCCGGCACGACCGAGAAGATCAAGATCCCGGCCAGCAAGTACCCCGCGTTCAAGCCAGGCAAGGGCCTCAAGGACCGCGTCAAGAAGTAA
- a CDS encoding lysophospholipid acyltransferase family protein codes for MSIRPTDQPTPLERLFSPVWFMPFATWAVRLYARLFRGLRVTGLEHVPKTGGLVVACNHESSWDPPIVGVSFNRELEFMAKKELFEKPFPRAVLRGLRVFPINREAPDIGALKEALRRLQAGRVIGIFVQGTRNAGDASALDGAAYLAQRAGVPVLPAAIWSEGRNFRVAFGKPLEAPGKTRADATLLTASIMREILALIPG; via the coding sequence TTGAGCATCCGCCCCACCGACCAACCGACGCCGTTGGAGCGCCTGTTCTCTCCCGTGTGGTTCATGCCCTTCGCCACCTGGGCCGTGAGGCTCTACGCCAGGCTGTTCCGCGGCCTGCGCGTGACCGGCCTGGAGCACGTGCCCAAGACCGGGGGCCTGGTCGTGGCATGCAACCACGAGAGCAGTTGGGACCCGCCCATCGTCGGCGTGTCGTTCAACCGCGAGCTAGAGTTCATGGCCAAGAAGGAGCTCTTCGAGAAGCCCTTCCCGCGCGCCGTCTTGCGCGGCCTGCGGGTCTTCCCGATCAACCGCGAGGCGCCCGACATCGGTGCCCTCAAGGAGGCCCTGCGGCGGCTGCAGGCGGGCCGGGTCATCGGGATCTTCGTGCAGGGAACGCGGAACGCCGGCGACGCCTCCGCGCTCGACGGCGCGGCCTACCTAGCGCAGCGCGCCGGCGTGCCCGTGCTACCCGCCGCCATCTGGAGTGAGGGGCGCAACTTCCGGGTGGCCTTCGGTAAGCCGCTGGAGGCGCCGGGCAAGACACGCGCGGACGCCACCCTGTTGACCGCCTCGATCATGCGGGAGATCCTTGCGCTGATCCCGGGCTGA
- the sufC gene encoding Fe-S cluster assembly ATPase SufC: MSDKKLEIQGLHARIVGGEEILRGVDLEVPRGEVHALMGPNGSGKSTLAKIIAGDPQYEITAGDILLEGKSILEMEPDERAREGLYLAFQYPVEVPGVSIANFLRLALNARREEGDEIGVMEFYKKLQRAVKELNWDESIIERNLHEGFSGGEKKRSEILQLLVLEPRYAILDETDSGLDIDALKVVSQGVNAARGPEFGALVITHYQRLLNYIVPDQVHVMVHGRIVRSGPKELAMELDKKGYEWIRETVGA; the protein is encoded by the coding sequence ATGAGTGACAAGAAGCTCGAGATCCAAGGCCTACACGCCCGGATAGTCGGTGGCGAGGAGATCCTGAGGGGCGTAGACCTGGAAGTCCCGCGTGGCGAGGTTCACGCGCTCATGGGTCCCAACGGCTCCGGGAAGTCGACGCTCGCCAAGATCATCGCCGGCGACCCGCAGTACGAGATCACGGCGGGTGACATCCTCCTCGAGGGCAAGTCGATCCTCGAGATGGAGCCCGACGAGCGCGCCCGCGAGGGCCTTTACCTCGCCTTCCAGTACCCGGTCGAGGTACCCGGCGTCTCGATAGCGAACTTCTTGCGCCTCGCGCTGAACGCGCGCCGCGAGGAGGGCGACGAGATCGGCGTCATGGAGTTCTACAAGAAGCTCCAGCGCGCCGTCAAGGAACTCAACTGGGACGAGTCGATCATCGAGCGCAACCTGCACGAGGGCTTCTCGGGCGGCGAGAAGAAGCGCTCCGAGATACTGCAGCTCCTCGTGCTCGAGCCGCGCTACGCCATCCTCGACGAGACGGACTCCGGCCTCGACATCGACGCCCTCAAGGTCGTCTCGCAGGGCGTGAACGCCGCGCGCGGCCCCGAGTTCGGCGCGCTGGTGATCACCCACTACCAGCGCCTGCTCAACTACATCGTGCCCGACCAGGTCCACGTGATGGTCCACGGGCGCATCGTCAGGAGCGGCCCCAAGGAGCTTGCCATGGAGCTCGACAAGAAGGGCTACGAGTGGATCCGCGAAACCGTGGGCGCCTGA